In Streptomyces avermitilis MA-4680 = NBRC 14893, the genomic window AGGAGGTGTCCGCCCGGCTCGGGTGGGCGTGGGAGCCGCGCGAGGTGACGCCCGGCCGCAGGCCCGTCATGGAGCTGGCGGGCATCGACCAGCGGCTCATCGGCTGGCAGTCGACCCGCCGTCAGCAGATCGAGGACGCGCTGTCCGTCCTCACCGCCAACTACGAGAAGAAGCAGGGGCACCCGCCGGGGGAGCGGGCCGGCTACGCGCTGGGCTGCCAGGCCGCCGACCAGACGCGCTCGCCCAAGCGCACGGAGCTGCTGTCGCTGACCGAGCTGCGCGAGCGATGGCGTGACTCAGCGATCCGGGCCTACGGCGTTGACGTCTTCGACCGGCTGGCGGAGCGGGCGCGGGCAGCGGCCGCGGCGGTGTGGGCGCGGGTGCGGCCGGTGGTCGACATAGCGCTGGCCGCCGTCGACGTCGTCGCCGTGGTGTACGTGATGCGCGGCGCGTTCAAGCGCCACCACCTGCTCGCCGAAGCACGCCGCCACCTCTCCTATGTCCTGCGCGGCCGACCCCACCGGCCCGGCCTGGACGAACAGATCGTGCAAGCGGTCGTCGACGACTACACCCGCCCCGTCGGCCGGGGCCGGATGATGACCGCCGACCTGCGCGCCCTGTACCCGCGTGACACCGAGGACCAGGCCGTGCTGCGCCCGCTGACCCGCAAGCGGTCCGCGCCCCCGTACGAGCGGGCCCGTCTCGCCGCTGGCGCCCTGGCCGCCCGGGTCAACGCAGCGCGACGCGCGGAGCGCCTGGGCTCCCGCCCCCGTCCGTACGCCGTCGCGGTGCCCGCGGCCTCGAGGTCGCATCCGCGGCCGTTCCGCACCGGCCCGAAGGCGGGCCGCCTCCTGGAGCCGGAGACCGGCGTCGACGCGGTGGAGCAGACCCGCCAGACCCTCGAAGCAGCCGCCGCGAAGGTGGCCGCCACGATCCAGGACAGCAGGCGGGCGCGCGAGGCCGCCCACGGCCTGCGATCGCAGCCGGCCCCGGCGGCGGTCCCGCCGCCGCACACCCAGCAGCCCGGCGTACAGCACACGCCGGGCCGGAGTTCAGGAGGAGTCGCGTGAGCACCCCGGAAGAACAGCCCAACGCCGAAGAGGCCCTCGCCCGCGCCCGTGCCGCCCGCGCGGAGATAGCCGCCGCGCTCGATGAGGACCAGGAGCCCGAGGCCGATGAGCCCGTGGGGTGGCAGCCAGTCTGGAAGCGGCCCCGGACGCCGAAGTCGAAGGCGGACAAGAAGAAGGAGCTGCGCAAGCAGCGCCGGCGGCTCCAAGACGCCGCCAAGCGCCGCCTCGCCGCGGGGAACTCGCGCCGGCCCCGCTCCCAGCAGAGCCGAATCGGCAACGCGGCCGCACGCCGGGATACCCGCGCCCTGTCCCGGGTGCGGCACTCCAACGCCTGGCTGTGGTGACGATGCCGGACATCGTCCACCGAGTGGATACGACGATGTTCTGCATCCATTGGCGATGCACGACATCGAGTGGGCTCCACTCAGTGGACTCCATCCGATGGCTGCACCGAGTGGACTCCACCCGATGGACGCCACCGAGTGGACGCCATCGTGGTGCGCACCGGATGACGATGGACCTGTCCTGTCTCAACGAAGTTAGTCGTCCATCCCCGAGCTGACCTGCGTGGACTGGATTGGGTGAGACGCGGGGACTTGGTTCGTTGAGACAAATCTCGGCTCGCTAACGCAGCTGCGCGTTCCCATGCGGGTCGCCCGCCTGCTCCAAGGCGGCCTCGTAGGCGTGCAGGGCGGTGATGACTGTGGCGCGTTCCGCGGGGTCGAGACCGTGCATGACGCGTTCCCAAGCGGAGGCGCTCCCAGAAAGCCATTCGCCGATCGGGGCGGCGTAGGCGGGGGCGATGGCGATGATGCGGCGGCGGCGGTCGGCGGGATCGGCAGTGCGCTGCAGGACGCCCGGCCGTGACAGCTCGCTGACCATGAGGCTGACAGTCGTCGGGGCCACCTCCAGCCGAGCGGCTAGCTCGTTGATGCTGGTGGGGCCGTCGTACTCCAGGTGGGCCAGCAGTGCGAGGTGTCGCGGGGCCAGGTCCAGACCCTGGAGCGCCCGAGGTATGGGCAGGCGCTTGGCGCGGCCCACGAGCCGTGGCATGAGCAACAGCAGGGTGCGGACGGCCTCATTGACGGCTGGACCGTCCGATTCCGTGGACATCAGCGACCTCTTCCAGATACCTTTAAAAACAAAGGCTTTGTATTCAAAGGGAACGAGGTCCACTTTGCCGCACCTGACCGTTCACCTTCCAGAGAACAGGCTGACCGGGAACGAACCTATACTCGCCGCCGCACTGACCGACGCTGTCGTCGACGTGTATGGCGAATGGGTCCGCGACCTCGTAAGCGTCCGCCTGACCGGAGTCCCCGCAGGCCGTTTCGCGCAAGGTGGCAAGGCCGTGGACACAAATGCTTCGGTGATCTTGGGCGTTCGCGCTGGCGTCTTCGACCGCCCCGACGCCGCCCAGATCACCGCGCGCCTCGGCACCGCGCTCACCGACGCGATCACACGTGTCGTCGGTGATGACCTCCGCGCCGGCACCATGGTCGAACTCGTGGCGTCACCGCCAGAACGTACCTTCGTCGGCGGCGCCCTCACCGCGTGACACCCCCATCCGGGCCACCTCACGACCCGGCTGTACTCAAACTCAGCAGCAGTAGTAGGCACCCCCAGCGCGCTCAACCGCGCGTCTAGGTTCGCTGAGACAGAAGCCCGAACGACTCGGTTCGCTGAGAAAACGACTCGGTTGAGTGAGACGGGACAGGACCCCACTCCGGTGCGCACCACGATGTCCGCCACCGCACCCGGTGCGCACCATCCGACGATGCCCGGCACGCACACGCGCACCCGGTGCGCCGCACCCGACGTCCCGCACCGCACCGGTGCGCGCACCGCCGCCCCACTTCTTGACCAGGTTTCGGCGAGCGCACGTCCTTCCTAGACCACGTTCGCTACCCGGACGTTTTCCCTTGTCAACGCTGGTCTGGACTGACGATCAGGTCGAGGACAAGGGGGTGTGTGATATAGGAGCCCGCCGCGCCGTGGCGCGCGCCCGGCGCGGTGCGGTGGGGCCGGTGGTGCGCACCGCGATGGATGATGCGGTGCGCCGGTGCGCGCACCACCGATGCCGTCACCGCACCTGGTGCGCGCGGTGCGGTGCGTCGTCCGGCGGTGGTGCGCACCCGATGCGCGCCGAACCGCACCACCGCCGTCCCGGATGCGCGGCTACGCGGTGGTGTGGTGCGCCGGGTGCGCCTCCATCGCCTGCTTCATCCCCGCGGCCTCCAGCTGGCGGAGGACGTCCGCGACGTCGCCGCGGTCCTCGGTGAGGATGTTGTCGGTGAAGCGGATGATGGTGTCGGCGATGCCCGGCGCATTGGCCAGGCCGTGGCAGAGGAGCTCCAGCAGCAGTCGCCCGAGTGCCGCTGCCAGGAAGGAGTGCGGGCACGGCTCCCCGTCGCAGTCGTCCGCGGCGGTCACCGGGATGAAGACGCGCGCGGCGACGTCCAGGAGCAGCCGGTGCAGCTCCGGGCCCGTGCCGTCGGCGACCGCGCAGGCGGTGTCGATGTCGTCGGCCTGCAACGCCCGGATGTAGGCGAAGGCGTCGGCGACGTCCTCCGGCTCCATCGGGGCGAGCGGCGCGGTGACGGTGTTCTCGGGCATGACAGCTCCTCATATACGGGCCGCCCCGCTGATCGCGGCGGCCTCGGAACCGATGCTCGGATCGCGGCCCTGTGGACAGAGTCCGCGCACTGACGGTGAGCGCACCCGCCGGGCCACCGCTCGCGTTACCCCCTTGTCCAGCTCCGCTACGTGCGACATTCCGTCCCATTCCGGCAGGAAGAAGTCTCCGTCCCGCCACGCTGCGCGACGTCCCGCAGAAAAGCCGCTGCCACCCGGGGCGCGCCGCTGGGAGACTTCGGGGATGACCACGCAGCGGCTGCCGTTCCCGGTCCCGGACGAACGCGCCCACCTCTTCGTCGACAGCTACGCCGACATGCACGACCTCGTTGAGGACCTGGTCGTGCCCGACGGTGTTCCCGAGGCCGCGGCGACGGTCCTGCGTACGGCGCGCGAGCTGCTGCGCCAGTCGTACTACTGCTACGAGTTTTCCACCGTGGCGGTCATGCACTCCCTGATCGCGGTGGAGATCGTGCTGCGCGACCGGATCCCGGACGCGGGCAAGAAGCCGCTGCACGGGCTCATCAAGCAGGGTGCGGCCGACGGGATCCTGACGGCCCGGCAGGCGGAGTACCTCGACTATGGCCGTCAGATCCGCAACGGGATGGCGCACGGCCAGACCACCCACGCGGTGATGCCGCCGGCCATGGCGGTGCCGATGGTGACGACGTCGTTCGCGATCGTCTCCGAGCTCTGCGCGACGCCCACCGGATGATCACGGCTCGGTAACGTCGCTCGGTGGAGTGTCACACCGTTGACTTTCGCCGCACCTCTAGCAAGTGACGGGGATTCCATCTGGACCCCCGCGCCACCTGCGTGAGGAGCTTCGTCATGACGTACGCCAGCAGCGCCCGGCAGCCCGATCCGGAGCCGCGCCCGGCCTGGTCAAGGGGTGCTGAGCGGCCTCCGGGCGGCCCGGAATCCAGTGCCGTGAACGGTGCCGCGAACGATTCCAACGTCGTTCCCATCACCGCAGCTCACACCGCCCGTCAGGGTGCCTCGCGGCACGCTGACACCTCTCCTGAGACGTCGGCGAAAGGGAAGAAGTCCACTCCCACGGCCGGGAAGGTGCGGGCCGATGCGCTGCGGATGCTGGGGTGTGTGCGGATAGCGACGGTTCGGCAGATGGCTTCGGTGATCACGGCGGAGGAGTCGGACGGCCGGTCGTACGTGCGCAGGGCGATGAAGGAGCTGGCGGAGCTGGGGCTGGCGGAGACGAACGGCAAGGCGGGCAAGCACCCGATCTGGAACCTGACCCCGGCCGGGCAGAAGGCTCTGGCCGACGGCAACGAGCTGCCTCCCCGACCGAAGGCCGGCACCGGAGCGAAGGCGGTGAAGGCCGGGTTCGGTCCGCACGGCGTCGCGGTGACGGACACGATCCTCGCCTTCGGCGGCCGGGACCATCTGACCGACTGGCAGGTGGAGGTCAACCACGCCATCAAGGAGACCGGCCTGAGCTTCAACACCGACGCTGTCCTCGCGTGGCCTACCAAGACCAGCGAGGTGCGCCTCTTCGAGCTCGACAACGGCAGCATGTCGCAGGCCCGGCTCGCACGTGAGGTCTGGGACTACGAGCGCTATGCCGGGCACCGCGTCTGGGAGGGCGCCCGCGGCACGATCGGCGGGACGTACCCGTTCTGGCAACGCCACCGCTACACCCGCTCAAAGACCTTCCCGCGGCTGCATGTCGTCCTGGCGGGCAAGGCGGAGCACCTGCTCGACAACCGCCTCCAGGCGCTCGCCGCCGACGTGAAGGGCATCGCCGTCGCGGTCTGGGTGAACACCCTGCCCCGGCTCCAGCGAGGCGAGCCCTGGTACGAGATCGGCGTCGACGCCCCGGACCGGCGCCGTCGGCGCTACCCCGAACCCGCTGGCCGCTGAGCGAGCCGGGCAGGCCCTTCCGCGCGAGGCGGAAGGGCGGCTGTCCGCGACGCCGCGGCCAGAACGGGAAGACTAACCAGCGTGCGCCGCCGCCGCGCCGTGGCCGCCAGGTGGCCGGACGGCCAATGCAGTTGCTTTTGAGCTGGGGCCTGGTGGGACGTGGCCTCCGCCCATGACGTCCGGGAGCCTCGTGAATAGGATCAAGCAGGTGTGCATTGGCTTCTAAGCGTGGGACTGGGGATGAGATGAGGGGCACCATCAGGGTGGCGGCAGCCGCAGCGTTAACTCTCGTGATCGTTGGATGCTCGTCGAACGCTGACGCGAAGAAGGACACGGGGATGAACGGCGGAGGTGGTACAGACCCCACAGCCTCCGCTTTGAAATTCGCCAAGTCATACCAGGAAGCGGTTAATAACCGTGACTGGCAACACGTTTGCCAGATGAGGACAGAGCGGTACCGCCACGGCACGGTCAAGCAGTGTGTCGCCGACAACAAAGAGCCTGCGGCGCCAACGCCTTCGGAGTCCGAGACATCTGCTCCACCGCCACTCGTACGAGCTGACGGTTCGACTGTCCCGCCGAAACAGAAGCCCACGGCCAGCGGACCGGACCGCGCCCAGCTTGGTCCGATCAAGGCAAGCGGTGCGAAGGCCGTTCCGGCCTTCGGTGATCACCCAGCTGGCACGGGCGTGATGGTCGAGTGGACCTACACCTGGCCCAACGAGTCGGGGGTCTCGAAGGACGTGCTCCGTGTGGTCCGGCATGGCGACAAGTGGCTGGTCGACCAGATGGAAGAGGTCGCAGACTCAGACGAAGCGCACGGCGATCCCGTCGGGGACGCCTTGATGAGGAGTTGAGAGGACGCCCTGCTGCGGTCGGGGGCACCCGCAGCGGACCTTAATATTCGGCACTTCGGAAGTCACCTTTCGTAAGGAAGTGGCGGTGGTGGAGACTCGCGAGCCCGGCCGTCCAGCGCCGCGGTGCTTGCGTGGCTTGCTGGTCTGGTTGTGGACCCACCGGCCCGGCTCGACCTCGCTTCGGGCGCTCCGAGTTCTCCAGACCGTGGCCGCGGCGACAACCTGATCCTCGAGGGCCAGCTCCGGGACTGGTCCGAGGAACTCCGCAGGCGTTGACGGCAAAGGGTCGGCTTGTTGCCGCAGCTCGTTACCGGCCGACCGGAAAGGCAAGTGATCAGCCCGCCCAACCGATGTCACGGACCTCGATCGCACCGGCGTGCGGCAGGTACTGGATCCAGCAACGCCGTCCGAACGCCTCCCGGATCTCCTCCACGGAGCCCGGGTCACGCACATCGGGCCAGGCCCTCGGATCCATCCGCGCGACCTCCACGAGCGCCAGCACCTCCCGCCGGGCCTGGCCGTCCGGCAAACTGCGCCATGACCTCCACCGCGAGTTCCTCCACCACCACGCCATACCGCATCCCGCACACCCCCGTGTGATCGACTCGGGCAGCAGCGTACGGAGGAACTGCCGATCACGTTCGGGCCTGTGGATATCCCGGATTTCGCGGTGGTCGCCCCGGTGTCTGGGGGAGTGTCAGTGCCGCGGGTTACCGTCCTGCTGTCCTGACGGACTGTTTCGGCTCTCGCCTGGCCTCCAACAGCGGCCAGGCGAGAGCCAGATGCTCGCTCCCCATTGTTCTCGGCACGGGAGCAGGCCCTTCCGGATGGAAGGCCGACACCAGGGGTGTCCTGCTTCCATTGACGGGGGTGGGCGGCCCGATTGCAAGGAAAACCGGGAACTTCCACTCTGCGGCACCCCGTACTGGGCGCTACCTGCGCCGGAATGGTCAGGTGTGCTCGCCCGGGTGCCGTCCCGTGACTGTCATTGTTCCGTGAATTCGCGATCACGTGGCGTAGCAACTCCTTCTGTGGCCATGCTGATTGACCTCCCCGGCGGCGGCCTCGGCACCCGCCTTCCGGGGACCCCTGGCGGCTTCCGGATGGGCCGCCCGGGCATCGGCCGACCCTGAAGGAGTTCGATGACCAAGCAGGTCCTGATCATCACGGCCACGGTGACCGTATTCGCCTGGAGCGTGGTGATGGTAGCGATCGGCCAGGTGGCCGCGATCGCCACACTCGCCCCGGCCCTCGGGCTGACGGTGCACCAGATCGCTCTCGCGGCACGACAGCAGACCGCGCCGGCCTCAGGACACCGCGTCGCGGCGGTCCCGGACAAGGAGGGCAGCGCCCCGTGACCACGCCCTTCGAGCCACCCGCACCACCACCTCTGCGCCCGGCACCCGCCCGGCCCGGCCGCAAGCTCGGGCCGATCGCGGAAGAACTCAGCAGCGCCCACCGTGCCTGGCTGGGACCGATGCGCGAGACCTACCTGA contains:
- a CDS encoding MarR family winged helix-turn-helix transcriptional regulator, which translates into the protein MSTESDGPAVNEAVRTLLLLMPRLVGRAKRLPIPRALQGLDLAPRHLALLAHLEYDGPTSINELAARLEVAPTTVSLMVSELSRPGVLQRTADPADRRRRIIAIAPAYAAPIGEWLSGSASAWERVMHGLDPAERATVITALHAYEAALEQAGDPHGNAQLR
- the mobF gene encoding MobF family relaxase; amino-acid sequence: MISMSEVRPGNGWRYLFRGVMVGDGHRPAGKSLRAAQDEAGVPPGVWKGRGLAAVGLKAGDVVTERQAELLLGEGRHPDADRIERERLAEGKSPAQARRATVLGRPIEHNQSPKTDKAKERTPWLGFDLVFRPPPTAHIAWALGDYETRLVLELCQDIARDKTLAWLGEEVAEIRWKGGGKHRARVRDGLIVAVFRHYESRAAESKPLLHDHAVVSIRARRPDDKGTWGNLSADSLMAHIVAADTLYTLYFMEEVSARLGWAWEPREVTPGRRPVMELAGIDQRLIGWQSTRRQQIEDALSVLTANYEKKQGHPPGERAGYALGCQAADQTRSPKRTELLSLTELRERWRDSAIRAYGVDVFDRLAERARAAAAAVWARVRPVVDIALAAVDVVAVVYVMRGAFKRHHLLAEARRHLSYVLRGRPHRPGLDEQIVQAVVDDYTRPVGRGRMMTADLRALYPRDTEDQAVLRPLTRKRSAPPYERARLAAGALAARVNAARRAERLGSRPRPYAVAVPAASRSHPRPFRTGPKAGRLLEPETGVDAVEQTRQTLEAAAAKVAATIQDSRRAREAAHGLRSQPAPAAVPPPHTQQPGVQHTPGRSSGGVA
- a CDS encoding replication-relaxation family protein; amino-acid sequence: MLGCVRIATVRQMASVITAEESDGRSYVRRAMKELAELGLAETNGKAGKHPIWNLTPAGQKALADGNELPPRPKAGTGAKAVKAGFGPHGVAVTDTILAFGGRDHLTDWQVEVNHAIKETGLSFNTDAVLAWPTKTSEVRLFELDNGSMSQARLAREVWDYERYAGHRVWEGARGTIGGTYPFWQRHRYTRSKTFPRLHVVLAGKAEHLLDNRLQALAADVKGIAVAVWVNTLPRLQRGEPWYEIGVDAPDRRRRRYPEPAGR
- a CDS encoding tautomerase family protein, which translates into the protein MDISDLFQIPLKTKALYSKGTRSTLPHLTVHLPENRLTGNEPILAAALTDAVVDVYGEWVRDLVSVRLTGVPAGRFAQGGKAVDTNASVILGVRAGVFDRPDAAQITARLGTALTDAITRVVGDDLRAGTMVELVASPPERTFVGGALTA